TGGCAGGTCTCCTTGGTGCGAGGATCAGCGCGTGGTGGTGCGGAAGCCGCCGATCGCGCGATCGAGCAGGGCGTTGAGGTAGAGGCCGTTGGCGAGGTGCACCCGCAGCCCGGCAGTGGCGGGATGGTGCGCCCACAGCGGGAACAGGGCCTGTGCGAAGGCGACGAGGCCAAAGCTGGCGACAGCGATCACCAGCATCGCCCATTCCAGATCAGTCGGCTGCGGCGCGGCCGGCAGCAGCGGCCCCCAGATGCTCTGCGCGAGAGTCTGGAAGCTGAAGTAGCCGATTGCAGCGGCCAGCGCCGAAGCAGCGGTGCGCTTGGTCAGGGCGACCGGTGCGCGGTCGGCCAGGCCCTGCGCGACGAGGTAGGCGACGCCGAAGATCAGGATCGCGCCTAGCGCCAGCGCCTGCGGGGTCTTGGGGCCGAAGGCGAAGGTGAAAGCCGTGGCAATCGCAGCGAAGATGGCGAGCGCCAGCGCGAAGCTTTTGAGCACTGCGGGCACGCTTGGCACCGCGACAGGGCCGGGGCGGCGGATGTTCGACACCTCGGTCACGGCGGTTCCCGACGAGAGGAAGGCGTGCGCCTTGTAGAGCGAGTGGGCAATGATGTGCAGCAGTGCCAGCGTCCACAGGCCGAGGCCGCATTGCAGCAGCATGAAGCCCATCTGCGAGACGGTCGACCAGGCGAGCGCGGTCTTGATCGCACTCTGGGTGAGCATGACAGCCGCGCCGAATAGCGCGGTGAGGCCGCCGATCATCACCAGCGCGGCCATTGCCCCGGTGCTCTGCTGTACCAGCGGTGCGGCTGTGATCAGCAGCACGCCGCCCGAATTGATGATCCCGGCGTGAAGCAGGGCGGAGACCGGGGTGGGGGCCTCCATCACTTCGGTCAGCCAGCCGTGCAGCGGGAAGGCGGCGGTCTTGAGAGCGGCGGCGACCACGATGGCGGCAACGCCCAGCGTTCCGGCAAGGCCGAGGCCGGTCGCGGCGGCACCGGCGGGCAGCGCGGCCACATCAAGCGTGCCGAAGCGGGCAAAGAGCAGTCCTGCGGCGATCACCAGCATCGCGTCACCGGTATGCCATACGGCGGCAAACTTGGTGGCAGCGCGCTGGGCTTCAGGCCGGTCGGGGTAGAACAGCAGCAGGCGCTTGAGGGTCAGGCCGACCGCCATGGTCGCAAGGATTAGGGTGGGGATCGTGCCCGCCTGAGCGAACACCAGCACGGCCGCAAGGGTGGTCAGCATCAACCCGTGGAACGCGCCCTCGCGCTCCTCGCCATCGAGATAGGTGCGGCTGTAGCGCATCACGATCCAGCCGATGAAGCCGACCAGCGCGGCGATGCTGGCGGCGACCAGATCGGCGCGCAGGCCGAGAGTGAAGGGCGCTGCAAACACGGCAACGCCTGCGGTGGTGCCGAGCGCCGTCTGCAACAACCCCGTCACCGCCAGCGCGAAGGCGGCGAAGGCCGAGCTTTCCGACCAGACGGGCAGGCTTCCCGGACGCTTGCCGGGACGGATGATCGCAAGGAAAATGCCGGGCAGCAGGGCAAGCGGGGCAAGCATGGTCAGGGCGAGGGTGTCGGGCATGGTGCGGGCACTCCGTCAGCGGGAAAGGATCGACGGGGTGCGGATAGGGAATGGACAAAATTAAAGAAAATACATATTTTGTCGTCAATCGTTCTCCAAGAACGAACGATCAGACGGGAATGCACCATGGCGAGCCTCAATCTGCACCACCTGCGCCTGTTCCGTGCTGTCGCGCGTGAGGGCACGCTGACAGCTGCCGCCAAAGCGCTCAACATCTCGCAGAGCGCAGTTTCGACCCAGATCAAGGCGCTGGAGGCTGATCTTGGCCATGACCTGTTCGAACGGCGCGGTCGCAATCTGGTGCTGACCGAGGCGGGGCGGATCGCGCTCGACTATGCCGACCAGATCTTCCGCGCCTCCGAACAGCTGACCGCCACCTTCCGCGCGGTCGGGGGTCAAAGGAAGGTGCTGCGCATCGGCGCATTGGCAACGCTGTCGCGCAACTTCCAGATGGGTTTTCTCGAACCGCTGCTGGGCCGCGACGATGTCGAGGTGGTGCTGCGCTCTGGCACGCAGGCGAGCCTGCTGCGCGCCTTGGACGCGCTGCGGATCGACGTGCTGCTCACCAATCAGGTGCCTGCGCGCGACGCGGCGAGCCCCTATCTGGTGCGGCGTATTGCCGAACAGCCGGTCAGTCTGGTCGGCGCACGCACGCGACTGGCGCTGGCGGCGCAGGGCCTGCCGGTGCTGCTGTCCCGTGCACCGCTGATCCTCCCCACTCCGGAAACCGCACTGCGCGCCGGGTTCGACGCACTGACCGAAAGCCTGGGCATCGTCCCGCGTATCGCCGCCGAGGCGGATGACATGGCGATGCTGCGCTTGCTCGCCCGCTCGGACGCTGGCGTGGCGGTGATTCCGCCGATTGTTGTGCGTGACGAGCTGGCCACCGGCGTGCTTTACGAACTGGCGCAGCTGCCTGGCCTGACGGAAGAGTTCTACGCCGTTACCATCGCGCGCACCTTCCCCAATCCGCTGCTGCGCGAGGTGCTCGACCTCGTGCCCGGGGAAGCGGGGCTTGCGGCGGGTGAGGGCGAGCAGTAAGGCGCGCGTCCCACGCAAGAGAGTCACATGCAGGAAGCGCAACTCCCCATGACTGCAACCCTGACCGGCCGCCCCGTCATCTCCGCCACCGGGTTGTTCACCCCTGCGGACAGTATCACGAACGAAGAACTGGTCGCCAGTTTCAACGCTTTCGTCGACCACCACAACGCAGCGAACCCCGACGCCGAGCCGCTGGCCTATTCCTCGGTCGAATTCATCGAGAAGGCGAGCGGGATCAAGGCGCGCCACGTGATGAGCAAGGCGCCGATCCTCGATCCCGACACCATGTGTCCGCGCCTGCCCGAGCGGAGCAATGACGAGCTGTCCGTCATGGCCGAAATCGGCGTTGCTGCGGCAAAGCAGGCGCTGGAGCGCGCGGGCCGCAAGCCGGAAGATGTGGATGCGGTGCTCTGCGCGGCTTCCAATATGCAGCGCGCCTATCCGGCGATGGCGATCGAGATCCAGCAGGCGCTGGGCATCGAAGGCTTCGGCTTCGACATGAATGTCGCCTGCTCCTCGGCGACCTTCGGCATCCAGACTGCCGCAGATTATGTGCGCGCCGGGAACGCCAAAAGCGTGCTGGTGGTGAGCCCCGAAATCACCTCGGGTCACCTCAACTGGCGGGACCGGGATAGCCACTTCATCTTCGGCGACGTGGCGACCGCCGTGCTGGTGGAAGATGCGGCCGTTGCGCCCGCGCAGCACTGGGAAATTCTGGGGACCAAACTGAAGACGGTGTTCTCCAACAACATCCGCAACAATTTCGGCTTCCTCAACCGCGCCGCGCCAGAAAGCGCAGGCGGCGCGGACAAGCTGTTCGTTCAGGAAGGACGCAAGGTTTTCAAGGAGGTGGTGCCGATGGTGGCGCAGATGATCCTTGATGAAGCCGCGCGTCTTGGCATTGATCCGGCCACTCTGCGCCGCCTGTGGCTGCATCAGGCCAACGCAGGCATGAACCGGCTGATCGCGCAAAAAGTGCTGGGCCACGAGGCGAACGAGGATGAAAGTCCGACCGTGCTCGATACCTATGGCAACACGTCCAGTGCGGGGTCAATCATTGCTTTTCACCAGCATAATGAAGAACTTGTGGCGGGTGACACCGGGTTGATCTGCTCCTTCGGGGCGGGCTATTCGGCCGGCACCGTGTTTGTGCGCAAGGTGGCTTGAACTCCCTAGCGTCCTTGCGGGGGCTGGCACCTGCCCCTAGAAGCTGACCGATGGCAGGCGAAATCCTCGATAACAAAGGCCGCGGCGAGGCAGGTTGGGAATGGCCCGCGATCCATCCGGAAGGGCGCAAGTTCGGGCTGATCGCCGCGGCGGCAAGCCTGTTTTTCCTCCTCGTTCTCGACTGGGAAATCATCGGCTGGCCGCTGCTGCTGCTGAGCTTCGGTGTGTTCGCTTTCTTCCGCGATCCCGAGCGCGTCGTGCCGCAAAGCGATGGTGCGATCATCGCGCCTGCCGATGGCATGGTGACGCTGATCACCGAGGTTGAACCGCCGCTCGAACTCCAGATCGACGATGGATCGGGTTATCCCGGCCTGCCGTCCGGTACGGTGACGCGCGTGTCGATCTTCCTCAGCGTGTTCGATGTCCACATCAACCGCACGCCGGTGGGCGGTACGGTGCGGCGGGTGGTCTATATCCCCGGCCGCTTCATCAGCGCCGAACTGGATAAGGCGAGCGAAGAGAACGAGCGCCAGCATATGCTGATCGAACGCAGCGATGGCTTGCGGGTCGGCTTCACCCAGATTGCCGGGCTGGTGGCGCGGCGGATCGTGCCCTTCGTCAAACCGGGCGACATGCTTGCCAAGGGACAGCGGGTTGGCCTGATCCGCTTCGGCAGCCGCGTCGATGTCTATCTTCCGGCGGGGACCGATCCCAAAGTGATGGTCGGCCAGACCGTCATTGCGGGCGAGACCGTCATTGCCGAAATCGGCCAGCGCGGATTGATCGAGGGAATTTCGCAATGAGCCGTCCGCCCCGATCGCCGCGCAAGGGTGCTGCGCGTAAGCTTCCCGGTGCGCGGTTCCTGACCGCGCGGCTTGGCCCCAAGGCGGCCGAGGACGAGGACGAGGATGTGGTGGTTCCAGTACGCGGAGCGGGTGCTGGCGGGCTGACGCTGCGGGCAATGCTGCCCAATGCAATCACTGCTGCGGCGTTGTGTTCGGGCCTGACGGGCATCCGCTTTGCGATTGACGGGCAATGGGCTTTCGCGATCGCGCTGGTGGTGTTGGCGGGCGTACTTGACGGGATCGACGGGCGGATCGCGCGGCTGCTCAACGCCCAGTCGCGGTTCGGCGCCGAGCTCGACAGCTTGGCGGATTCGCTGTCTTTCGGGGTGGCCCCGGCGCTGATCCTGTTTCTGTGGTCGCTGAAGGACTGGGAGCGGTTCGGCTGGTTTGCCGCGCTCGCCTTCGCGATTTGCTGCGCGCTGCGCCTCGCCCGCTTCAATGCGCGGATCGACATGGACGATCAGCCGCACAAGTCCGCCGGGTTCCTGACCGGGGTGCCCGCACCGGTGGGGGCCGGGCTCGCCTTCACGCCGTTTTATCTGTGGAACGAGACCGGCTACGCGCTGTTCCGCGATCCGCTGCTGATGGCCGCGTGGCTGACGGTCATCGCGATCCTGATGATTTCCAACATGCCGACGCTAAGCTGGGCGTCACTGCGACCGCGCCGGTCGATCCGCCTGCCGCTGATCGCCTTTACCGGCCTCGGCTTTGCCGCGCTGCTGCTGGAGCCGTGGTGGACCCTGGCAGTGATCTGCATCGGTTACCTTGCGGTGATGCCTTATGGTCTGGTGAAATACAGCCGGATCAAGCGGCGACGCAGGCAGGAAGATTTGGCTGCCGCACTGCCGGACGCCGCTGCGCAGTAACGCGGCGCGGGGCAGCCATGGTCTTCGGACGCAGGCTCATCTCCATCGCTGCGGCCTGCACTGCAAATCCGGCGCGCATTACTTCGCCTTCCAGCATCAGCCGGGCATAGGCGGCCCGCGCCTTGATCAGGCTATCCGCAACCACCGCCGAAGCGATCAGGCCGGTAAGGGTGAACAGCATGGTGATGGCGATGGCGAGCATAATGGTTCCTCTGAAGTCAGGAGTTCATCTTTTGTTCTGATGCTTTGTTCCCTACATGTTCCATGGTGTCAAGCGGCTTTGTGATTCAGGCCGTAGGTAATTTTCATGAGACCGGCCGATAGGGGCTGGATTTCGCGCGTCTCCCCCGCTAAGGGCGCGCTCGCATCGACGACGGTATTCGACCACCATCGATGCAAATTCACATGGAAGGCGCACATACCGGTGCCGTTTGCGGGAACTCCGCATCACGGTTCCAGCCTTCCAGAGGAACAACCGGAAAGGAATTACCTATGGCGGCACCTGTCGTCACGATGCAGCAATTGATCGAGGCCGGCGCTCACTTCGGCCACCAGACCCACCGCTGGAACCCGCGCATGAAGCCGTATATTTTCGGCGCGCGCAACGGTGTTCACATCATCGACCTGTCGCAGTCCGTGCCGCTTTTTGCGCGCGCGCTCGATTTCGTCGAATCGACCGTGCGTTCGGGCGGCAAGGTGCTGTTCGTCGGCACCAAGCGCCAGGCGCAGGAGCCGATTGCAGAAGCCGCACGCATGTCGGGCCAGCACTTCGTCAACCACCGCTGGCTGGGCGGGATGCTCACCAACTGGAAGACCATCTCGGGTTCGATCCGCCGCCTCAAGGCGCTGGAAGAACTGCTCTCGGGCGACACCTCGGGTCTCACCAAGAAGGAAGTTCTCCAGCTCACCCGTGAGCGCGAGAAGCTTGAAGCCTCGCTGGGCGGCATCCGCGACATGGGCGGCATTCCGGACGTGATGTTCGTGATCGACGCCAACAAGGAAGATCTCGCGATCAAGGAAGCCAACGTGCTTGGCATCCCGGTGATCGGTATCCTCGATACCAACGTCGATCCTTCGGGCATCGCTTTCCCCGTTCCGGGCAACGACGATGCAAGCCGCGCGGTGCGTCTGTACTGCCAGGCGATCGGTGAAGCGGCGCTGGCCGGCAAGGGCAAGTTCCAGGCCGACGTGTCGAGCGATTTCGGCGCAATGGCTGAACCCCCGGCTGAAGCCGTGATCGCCGAAGAACCGGCTGCGGAAGAAACCGAAGCCTGATTTTCTTCACGCGGCAGCGACGACACGTCTCGTCGCTTCCGCGTCACAATCCCACTCTAGCGCGCCCGGCATTGCCCTCTTTTCGGAGCGGCAGGGCCGGGCGCCCGAACAACACACGAAAAGGAATTTTCCATGGCCGATATTTCCGTCGCCGACGTGAAGAAGCTGCGCGAGCGTACCGGCGCTGGCATGATGGACGCCAAGAAGGCGCTGACCGAAGCGGGCGGCGACATCGAAGCGGCTGTTGACGCGCTGCGTGCCAAGGGCCTCGCAACCGCCCAGAAGAAGTCGAGCCGCACTGCGGCCGAAGGTCTGGTCGGCGTGCAGGTCGAAGGCACCAAGGGCGTTGCCGTCGAGATCAACTCGGAAACCGACTTCGTCGCCAAGAACGACCAGTTCCAGAGCTTCGTGCGCAATGCGACCGCTGTCGCGCTGGCGCAGGGCATTGTGGACGTCGAGGCGCTCAAGGCGGCTGCCTATCCCGAAGGCGGCACCGTTGGCGACAAGCTGACCGAGAATGTGGCCACGATCGGTGAAAACCAGCAGATCCGCCGCATCAAGCTCGTGTCGGTGACGCAGGGCGCGGTTGTGCCCTACATCCACAACGCGGCAGCTGACGGCCTCGGCAAGATCGGCGTGCTCGTCGCGCTGGAATCGGATGCCGATACCGCCACGCTCAACGCGCTCGGCAAGGACATCGCGCAGCACGCTGCCGCTATGTTCCCGCAGGCGCTGGATGCCGACGGCCTCGACGCCGAAGTGATCGAGCGCGAGCGCAAGATCGCCGCCGAAAAGGCTGCCGAAAGCGGCAAGCCCGCGGACGTGCAGGCCAAGATGGTCGAAGGCGCGGTGAAGAAGTTCGCCAAGGAAAACGCGCTCCTCAGCCAGATCTTCGTCAAGGACGGCAAGGCAACGGTTGAAGAGTACATCGCCAAGGCCGCCAAGGACGCGGGCAAGTCGATCAAGCTGACCGACTACGTGCGCTACCAGTTGGGCGAAGGCATCGAGAAGGAAGAAGTCGACTTCGCTGCGGAAGTGGCAGCGACGCTTAAGGGCTGATCCGGCTCTTTCTCGACCGACTTCAGTCGAACAACGCTAGGGGACGCGCCGCAAGGTGCGTCCCCTTTGCTATCCTGCGGTCGCATCGGCTAACAGCAAGAACACCGCAATCACCAGCCAGAACCCGAGGCTAGCCGCCGACCACACGAAGGCCTCGAAGGATTTGCGCGGATAGCCGAGATGTCGCTGCGCGATGGCGAAAATGATGCCGATGGTCGTAAAGCCGAACAGCAGGAAAGCTATCCGTGCAGGCCAGTTGAGCGGCGCATCCAGCTGCGCTTTTTCGTAAGCCGCCAGTTGTTCGGCCTGCGCCGCAAGCTCTCCAATGGCCTCTCCCTCTAGACCCCTTCGCCGCAGTTCCACTTTGGCAGCGTCCACGAACTCCGGCTCGAAACCGTCGGACTCACGGCTGCGTGCAATCCGGACGAGGTCTTCGTCCTGCATCCGCCGCAAACGTTCGGTGATTGTCATCGCGGACCCATATTTCACTGTTCGGGTTTAAGAATTGCATCATGAGCTGCGCGTGGCAACCCGCCTCTGCTCTGCGCTGGGCGTATCTCTATCAGCCAGATTTCCGGGTGCGTGAACAGCCGCAGCGGCAGCAGACTGGTTCCGAGCCCTGCGCCGGTCACCAGCACCTTGCCATGCTGGCGCGTAACGCCGCAGGCGTAGAGGTCGCCGTATTCCGACATGGTCGCCGGTGCGCCGCCCCACGGCCAGGCGATTTGCCCGCAATGGGTATGCCCCGCGAGCACCAGATCGACATCGACCGGCACCTGCGGGAAGATGTCGGGCGAATGGGTGAGAATGATCCGCGCGCCCCGCTTGCCCGCCATCGCCGCGACCGTTGCAGGAAGATCAGCGCGCTTGGTGAAGTCGTCATCCACCCCGCCAATCACCAATGGTCCAGCCTGCATAGCCTGATTGCGCAGCACGGTGATGTGCGGATAGCGCGCCAGCTGGGCCGAAAGAGCGGGCCAATTCGACCAGTGATCGTGATTGCCCGGCACCACTATAACCCCGAGCGGCGCGGCGAGTTTGCCGAGCGGGGTGATGACTTCGGCGGGGGAATAGATACGCGTGGCTGTGCGCTTTTCGCTGATCAAGTCGCCCGCAATTGCGATGAGATCAGGCTTGAGCGCATTCACCTGAGCGACAATCGCTGCGAGCCGTTCGGGCGGCATGTCGGGCCCTGCGACATGGATGTCGGAAAGCAGCGCGATGCGCACCAGCTTGGCATCGATGGGGAGAGATGCGCTTTCCACCGTCAGCCGCTCGACCACCGGTGCGCGCATGGTATCGCGCCACGCTCTGGCAGCAAGTGCGAGCACGAGAACCAGCGACACCAGAACCAGCTTGCGCACCATTGTCTTGCCCATTCTCGCCGCTATCCTCTTGGCAGCACGGTGACACCCCGATAAAGGCCCCGCTAGCCTACTCCCGCCAGAAAGCCGATAGCCTCATGTCCTTGCCCACGATCAAGCGCGTCCTCCTGAAGCTTTCGGGCGAGGTGCTGATGGGCGGACAGCAGTTCGGGATCGACCCCGAATTCGTCGCCGAGCTTGCCCAGGAAGTGAAGGCGGCCAAGGAGACCGGGCTCGAAATCTGCCTCGTGATCGGCGGCGGCAACATCTTCCGCGGCATGGCGGGCGCGGCCAAGGGCATGGACCGCGCGCAGGCCGATTATATGGGCATGCTCGCGACCGTGATGAACGCGCTGGCGATGCAGAACGCGCTGGAACAGTGCGGCGTGCCGACCCGCGTGCAGTCCGCGATCGAGATGGACAAGGTGTGCGAGCCGGTCATCCGCCGCCGTGCCGAGCGCCATCTGGAAAAGGGCCGGGTTGTGATCTTCGCCGCCGGTGTTGGCGCGCCCTATTTCACCACCGACAGCGGCGCTGCGCTGCGGGCTGCGGAAATGAAGTGCGATGCGCTGCTAAAGGGCACCAGCGTCGACGGGGTCTATGACAGCGATCCCAAGCACAATCCGGATGCCGTGCGTTTCGATACCGTCACTTACGACCGGGTGCTGGCAGACAATCTCAAGGTGATGGACGCCTCTGCCGTGGCGCTGTGCCGTGATAACAAGATTCCGATTGTGGTCTTCTCGATCCGCGAGAAGGGCAACCTGGCCCGCGTGCTGGCGGGCGAGGGCGTGCAAACCATTGTGCAAGACAGCTGACGAACAGAGGGAACACCAGCCATGCCGCAATATGACAAGGCCGATGTCGAACGCCGGATGAAGGGCGCTGTGGAAGCGCTCAAGAGCGACCTTCAGGGTTTGCGCACAGGCCGCGCCAACACCACCTTGCTCGATCCTGTCGTGGTCGAGGTCTACGGCTCGATGATGCCGCTTTCGCAGGTCGCCACCGTCTCGGCGCCCGAGCCGCGCATGCTGAGCGTGCAGGTGTGGGACCGGTCGAACATGACCGCGGTGGAAAAGGGCATTGCCCACGCCAATCTCGGTCTGAACCCGATTATCGATGGCCAGACGCTGCGCCTGCCGATCCCCGATCTGACGCAGGATCGCCGCAAGGAACTGGCCAAGCTGGCCGGGCAATATGCCGAGAAGGCCAAGATCGCGATCCGCAACGTGCGCCGCGATGCGATGGAAAGCCTCAAGACCGACGAGAAGAAGAAGGAAATCTCCGAGGATGACCGCAAGCGGTCCGAGGAGCAGGTCCAGAAGCTGACCGATCAATACGTCAAGGAAACCGACGAGGCAGCCGCCAAGAAGGAACAGGAAATCCTGACGCAGTGAGCATAGCCGAGAGGGCCAGCCCGCCGTTCGTGTCGAGCGTAGTAGAGACACATCATCGGAAGGGCCAAGGCCTCTCGACTTCGCTCGGGGCGAACGGGTATTGAGGATGGTATTGGACCAGTCGCGCGCCAGACATGTCGCCATCATCATGGATGGCAATGGCCGCTGGGCCAAGAAGCGGGCGCTGCCGCGCGCGGTCGGGCATCAGCGCGGCGTGGAGGCGGTGCGGCGGCTGGTGCGCGCACTGGAGCCGACCGGGCTCGAATGTCTCACGCTGTACGCCTTCTCTTCGGAAAACTGGAAACGGTCTGACGATGAAGTCGACGATCTGATGAACCTGATGCGCCGGTTCATCAAATCGGACCTGCCCGAATTCATTGCCAATAATGTGAAGCTGAAGATCATCGGCGACTGGCAGTCGCTCGCGCCCGATATCGTCGGCATGCTCGAAGATGCGCTGGCGCAGACGGCGAATGGCCAGCAGACGCTCGCCGTGGCGCTCAATTACGGCGGTCAGCACGAGATTGCGCGCGCTGCGGCCAAGGCGGCCGGCGAGGGCGATGTCACCATCGAAACGATCGCCGCGCATCTTGATACCGCCGATCTGCCGCCGCTCGACCTGCTGATCCGCACCAGCGGTGAGATTCGCCTGTCGAACTTCCTGCTGTGGCAGGCGGCCTATGCGGAAATGCTGTTCGTCGATACGCTGTGGCCCGATTTCGAGCCTGAGCATCTGACCCAGGCGCTTGATGACTTTGCGCGGAGGGAGCGGCGCTATGGCGGACGGTGAGGTGATAAAGTCCGGCAGCGGAGGCGTGGCCGACCTGCCGGTCCGCTTCGCATCGGCGATTGTCATGCTGGTGCTGGCAGGCGGGGCACTGTGGCTGGGCGGATGGTTCTGGACGGCCTTCGTGATGCTGCTCGCTTTGGGCACATTGTGGGAGTGGAACCGGTTGATCGGCCGCTTCGGTCGCAAGGGCTGGAACGAAACGCTGTGGTTCTTCGGCGGTGTTGTCTATATCGGCGGCGCTGCCCTTGCGATGCTGGCGGTGAGGAACGGGCGGCAGGTGCTGCCCTTCGATCCCCAGCAATCTGGCTATGGCCCGCTGGAAGTCCTGGTGGTCTTCATCCTGCCGATCATAGCGGTCGATGTCGGCGCCTATTTCGCGGGCCGCGCCATCGGCGGCCCCAAGATCGCGCCGAAGATCAGCCCGTCCAAGACCTGGGCAGGGCTGGGCGGAGGAGCGACGCTGGCAGCGCTGGTGGGCGTGGCGGTCGAACTCACCGACTTTGGCCCTGCGACCCTTCCCGGCACCAGTCCCATGGCTGTGGGGATGGCGGTCGTCACCGGCGTGTTGATCGCCGTGCTCGCGCAGGTCGGCGATTTCTTTGAAAGCTGGATGAAGCGGCGGGCGGGAGTGAAGGATTCGGGACATCTCATTCCGGGGCATGGTGGCTTGTTCGACCGGCTCGACGGCTTCCTCGCCGTGTTCTTCGTGCTGTTTGTGATTGCCACCATCCCCACTTTGCTGGGATGATGCAGCGATGACGCGTTCGCTCACCCTGCTTGGCGCTACCGGATCGATCGGGGCTTCGACCCTCGATCTGGTGCGGCGCAATCGTGATGACTGGCAGATCGAGGCGCTGACCGCGCAATGCAGCGCGACGGAGCTGGCGGCGCTCGCCATCGAATTCGATGCCAAGCTGGCGGTGGTGGGCGACGAGGCCTGCCTTCCGGAACTGCGCGAGGCGCTCGGCAATAGCGGCATCGAAGCGGCAGGCGGGAGACAGGCGCTAGTTGAAGCAGCCACGCGGCCCGCCGACATGACGGTCGCCGCAATTGTCGGCTGCGCGGGCCTTGCGCCTGTGATGGCGGCGGTGGAGCGGGGCGGCACCATCGCGCTGGCCAACAAGGAAGCGCTGGTTTCGGCAGGCGAAGTGTTGATGCAGGCGGTCGCCCGGCACGGCGCGATGCTGCTGCCCACCGATTCCGAACACAACGCGATCTTCCAGTGCCTCAATGGCAATCGCATCGAGGATGTGGCGAAGATCACCCTTACCGCGAGCGGCGGCCCGCTTCGCACCTGGACGCAGGCGCAGCTTGATGCCGCTACCCCCGCCGAGGCTGTCGCGCATCCCAACTGGTCGATGGGCGCCAAGATCAGTGTCGACAGCGCCACGATGATGAACAAGGGGCTCGAGTATATCGAGGCCTATCACCTCTTCCCCGTCGGGCTAGACAAGCTCGGGATTGTCATCCACCCGCAGAGCGTGGTGCATTCGATGGTCGAATTCCGCGACCGGTCGACGCTGGCACAGCTTGGCCCTTCGGATATGCGCGTGCCGATTGCCTCGTGCCTCGCCTGGCCGCAGCGGATGGAAACGCCGCTCGCCCCGCTCGATCTGGCGGCGATTGGCGAACTGACCTTTTTCCAGCCTGACGAAGAGCGTTTCCCCGCCACGCGCCTTGCCCGCGAGGCGATCCGCGCCGGGGGCAGCGCGCCTGCCATCCTCAACGCGGCGAATGAAGTTGCGGTTGCTGCTTTTCTGGCCGGTCAGATCAGGTTCACCCGGATCGCGGCACTGGTGGAAGAGACCCTGGCACGCAGCAATGATGCCCCGCGCCCGGCCAGCCTTGAAGAAGTGCTCGCCGTCGATCAATCCGCAAGGATGCAGGCATTGAGCCTGCTGGAGACCAACGCCCTTGTTTGA
This DNA window, taken from Porphyrobacter sp. ULC335, encodes the following:
- a CDS encoding proton-conducting transporter membrane subunit, with amino-acid sequence MPDTLALTMLAPLALLPGIFLAIIRPGKRPGSLPVWSESSAFAAFALAVTGLLQTALGTTAGVAVFAAPFTLGLRADLVAASIAALVGFIGWIVMRYSRTYLDGEEREGAFHGLMLTTLAAVLVFAQAGTIPTLILATMAVGLTLKRLLLFYPDRPEAQRAATKFAAVWHTGDAMLVIAAGLLFARFGTLDVAALPAGAAATGLGLAGTLGVAAIVVAAALKTAAFPLHGWLTEVMEAPTPVSALLHAGIINSGGVLLITAAPLVQQSTGAMAALVMIGGLTALFGAAVMLTQSAIKTALAWSTVSQMGFMLLQCGLGLWTLALLHIIAHSLYKAHAFLSSGTAVTEVSNIRRPGPVAVPSVPAVLKSFALALAIFAAIATAFTFAFGPKTPQALALGAILIFGVAYLVAQGLADRAPVALTKRTAASALAAAIGYFSFQTLAQSIWGPLLPAAPQPTDLEWAMLVIAVASFGLVAFAQALFPLWAHHPATAGLRVHLANGLYLNALLDRAIGGFRTTTR
- a CDS encoding LysR family transcriptional regulator, yielding MASLNLHHLRLFRAVAREGTLTAAAKALNISQSAVSTQIKALEADLGHDLFERRGRNLVLTEAGRIALDYADQIFRASEQLTATFRAVGGQRKVLRIGALATLSRNFQMGFLEPLLGRDDVEVVLRSGTQASLLRALDALRIDVLLTNQVPARDAASPYLVRRIAEQPVSLVGARTRLALAAQGLPVLLSRAPLILPTPETALRAGFDALTESLGIVPRIAAEADDMAMLRLLARSDAGVAVIPPIVVRDELATGVLYELAQLPGLTEEFYAVTIARTFPNPLLREVLDLVPGEAGLAAGEGEQ
- a CDS encoding beta-ketoacyl-ACP synthase III, whose translation is MTATLTGRPVISATGLFTPADSITNEELVASFNAFVDHHNAANPDAEPLAYSSVEFIEKASGIKARHVMSKAPILDPDTMCPRLPERSNDELSVMAEIGVAAAKQALERAGRKPEDVDAVLCAASNMQRAYPAMAIEIQQALGIEGFGFDMNVACSSATFGIQTAADYVRAGNAKSVLVVSPEITSGHLNWRDRDSHFIFGDVATAVLVEDAAVAPAQHWEILGTKLKTVFSNNIRNNFGFLNRAAPESAGGADKLFVQEGRKVFKEVVPMVAQMILDEAARLGIDPATLRRLWLHQANAGMNRLIAQKVLGHEANEDESPTVLDTYGNTSSAGSIIAFHQHNEELVAGDTGLICSFGAGYSAGTVFVRKVA
- a CDS encoding phosphatidylserine decarboxylase — protein: MAGEILDNKGRGEAGWEWPAIHPEGRKFGLIAAAASLFFLLVLDWEIIGWPLLLLSFGVFAFFRDPERVVPQSDGAIIAPADGMVTLITEVEPPLELQIDDGSGYPGLPSGTVTRVSIFLSVFDVHINRTPVGGTVRRVVYIPGRFISAELDKASEENERQHMLIERSDGLRVGFTQIAGLVARRIVPFVKPGDMLAKGQRVGLIRFGSRVDVYLPAGTDPKVMVGQTVIAGETVIAEIGQRGLIEGISQ
- the pssA gene encoding CDP-diacylglycerol--serine O-phosphatidyltransferase, which translates into the protein MSRPPRSPRKGAARKLPGARFLTARLGPKAAEDEDEDVVVPVRGAGAGGLTLRAMLPNAITAAALCSGLTGIRFAIDGQWAFAIALVVLAGVLDGIDGRIARLLNAQSRFGAELDSLADSLSFGVAPALILFLWSLKDWERFGWFAALAFAICCALRLARFNARIDMDDQPHKSAGFLTGVPAPVGAGLAFTPFYLWNETGYALFRDPLLMAAWLTVIAILMISNMPTLSWASLRPRRSIRLPLIAFTGLGFAALLLEPWWTLAVICIGYLAVMPYGLVKYSRIKRRRRQEDLAAALPDAAAQ
- the rpsB gene encoding 30S ribosomal protein S2, yielding MAAPVVTMQQLIEAGAHFGHQTHRWNPRMKPYIFGARNGVHIIDLSQSVPLFARALDFVESTVRSGGKVLFVGTKRQAQEPIAEAARMSGQHFVNHRWLGGMLTNWKTISGSIRRLKALEELLSGDTSGLTKKEVLQLTREREKLEASLGGIRDMGGIPDVMFVIDANKEDLAIKEANVLGIPVIGILDTNVDPSGIAFPVPGNDDASRAVRLYCQAIGEAALAGKGKFQADVSSDFGAMAEPPAEAVIAEEPAAEETEA
- the tsf gene encoding translation elongation factor Ts; protein product: MADISVADVKKLRERTGAGMMDAKKALTEAGGDIEAAVDALRAKGLATAQKKSSRTAAEGLVGVQVEGTKGVAVEINSETDFVAKNDQFQSFVRNATAVALAQGIVDVEALKAAAYPEGGTVGDKLTENVATIGENQQIRRIKLVSVTQGAVVPYIHNAAADGLGKIGVLVALESDADTATLNALGKDIAQHAAAMFPQALDADGLDAEVIERERKIAAEKAAESGKPADVQAKMVEGAVKKFAKENALLSQIFVKDGKATVEEYIAKAAKDAGKSIKLTDYVRYQLGEGIEKEEVDFAAEVAATLKG